The Pricia mediterranea genome includes a window with the following:
- a CDS encoding non-canonical purine NTP diphosphatase, whose protein sequence is MKLVFATHNKNKFAEVKKLMPVCIDLVSLTDIGCTGEIPETGETLEENARIKANYVTENYTLPCFADDTGLLVDALHGAPGVFSARYAGEHKSSADNMDKLLSELKVHSNRNAMFATVIALNLNQEHHTFKGTVSGEIITEKKGTEGFGYDPVFRPFGFKKTFAELPIETKNRIGHRGKAIRKLLQFLEK, encoded by the coding sequence ATGAAACTCGTATTTGCCACACACAATAAAAACAAATTCGCCGAGGTCAAAAAACTGATGCCCGTATGTATCGACCTGGTATCGCTGACCGACATCGGTTGTACCGGCGAAATCCCGGAAACAGGAGAAACCTTGGAGGAAAACGCCCGCATCAAGGCCAATTACGTGACCGAGAACTATACGTTGCCCTGTTTCGCCGATGATACGGGACTTCTGGTGGATGCCCTTCATGGCGCCCCAGGCGTATTTTCCGCGCGTTACGCGGGCGAACATAAAAGTTCGGCGGACAATATGGACAAACTACTGTCGGAACTGAAAGTCCATAGCAACCGTAACGCAATGTTTGCCACGGTAATCGCGCTCAATCTGAACCAAGAACACCATACGTTCAAGGGCACGGTCTCAGGTGAGATCATCACCGAAAAAAAAGGCACGGAGGGTTTCGGTTATGACCCCGTCTTCAGACCGTTCGGATTCAAAAAAACGTTTGCGGAGCTCCCTATAGAAACCAAAAACCGCATTGGCCACAGGGGAAAAGCAATACGAAAATTGCTGCAATTTTTAGAGAAATAG
- a CDS encoding methyltransferase family protein, producing MKWKIPPAVVLFVFGLLMYLLAEFLPFGYFDFFGRHYLAIAFVVFAIVVVTIALYQFYTAKTTIDPTRPDTTNKLVVSGIYAYTRNPMYLGLLLILLAWGLWLGNAFNTLLAAAFVAYMNRFQIAREEQALNEIFGKDFKQYCLLVRRWF from the coding sequence ATGAAATGGAAAATTCCCCCTGCCGTTGTGTTGTTTGTCTTCGGATTGCTAATGTATTTGCTCGCGGAATTTCTTCCCTTCGGTTATTTCGATTTTTTTGGTCGTCATTATCTGGCAATCGCTTTTGTGGTATTTGCCATTGTGGTGGTGACGATAGCGCTATATCAATTTTATACTGCAAAGACCACCATAGACCCTACGCGTCCCGACACAACGAATAAATTGGTAGTAAGCGGTATTTATGCCTATACCCGCAATCCGATGTATCTTGGTTTGTTACTGATTTTACTAGCCTGGGGCCTCTGGTTAGGTAATGCTTTCAACACCCTTTTGGCCGCGGCCTTTGTGGCCTATATGAATCGATTTCAGATTGCCCGCGAAGAACAGGCTTTGAACGAGATTTTCGGAAAAGACTTCAAGCAGTATTGCCTGTTGGTACGGAGATGGTTCTGA
- a CDS encoding SatD family protein, translating into MIAVITGDIIKSENYEASTWLGLLKSYLSSLGESPTDWDIYRGDEFQLRINDNDALGAAIHIKALIKTVNGLDVRMGIGLGTQTFKGSGVSESNGPAYHRSGRTFESLKEDKLNLSIATGSDFYDDTLNLMLKLALDFMDDWSTVSAEIVVLAFERPKASQKELAKRLGIQQSAVSQRQKRARLDLVLELLDYYDTTVKELNR; encoded by the coding sequence ATGATAGCTGTTATTACCGGAGATATAATCAAATCTGAGAACTATGAGGCTTCGACATGGCTTGGCCTGTTGAAAAGCTACCTCTCCAGTCTTGGTGAATCGCCTACCGACTGGGATATATACCGAGGCGATGAGTTTCAATTGAGAATTAACGATAATGACGCACTAGGTGCTGCCATCCATATAAAAGCCTTGATAAAGACGGTAAACGGGCTTGACGTTCGTATGGGAATCGGTCTGGGGACCCAAACTTTTAAAGGTTCGGGGGTCAGCGAATCGAATGGGCCCGCTTACCATCGATCCGGTAGAACCTTTGAATCCTTAAAGGAAGATAAGCTGAATCTCAGCATCGCTACCGGCAGCGATTTCTACGATGATACCTTGAACCTGATGCTCAAATTGGCCCTTGATTTTATGGATGATTGGAGCACCGTATCCGCAGAAATCGTCGTTTTGGCTTTTGAACGTCCAAAGGCCTCCCAAAAAGAGCTGGCCAAGCGGCTCGGTATTCAACAGTCGGCCGTCAGCCAGCGACAGAAAAGGGCGCGACTCGACCTGGTCCTTGAGTTACTCGATTACTATGACACTACCGTAAAAGAACTGAATCGATGA
- a CDS encoding DUF3307 domain-containing protein: protein MMIFTKLLLAHLIGDFLLQPLRWVIHKETNKIRSKYLYLHILLHFIVTLILLWDLQYWKLAVIVAISHYAIDLAKLYAAPLFRLKSIPFFVDQFLHLTVLYLVAYQGDWLQIIADFFQKLDWPLVTAVVFVTFPAAIVMGKFLEAMGDKIELDHKSLPNAGKYIGIIERLFVLLFIILGRWEAIGLLIGAKSVFRFNDLKESNNRKLTEYILIGTLLSFGLAILTGLIYRA, encoded by the coding sequence ATGATGATTTTCACCAAACTTCTACTGGCGCATTTAATCGGGGATTTTTTATTACAGCCACTTCGATGGGTGATTCACAAAGAAACGAACAAGATTAGATCGAAGTATCTTTATCTACACATATTGCTGCATTTCATTGTAACCCTCATTCTTTTGTGGGACTTGCAATACTGGAAACTGGCGGTAATCGTTGCCATTTCACATTATGCAATAGATTTGGCCAAACTTTACGCTGCGCCTTTGTTCAGGCTTAAAAGCATCCCGTTTTTTGTCGATCAATTTCTTCACCTGACCGTACTCTACCTGGTCGCCTATCAGGGCGACTGGCTACAGATCATCGCGGATTTTTTTCAGAAACTGGACTGGCCCTTGGTAACCGCTGTCGTTTTCGTCACCTTTCCGGCTGCCATTGTAATGGGTAAATTTCTTGAGGCTATGGGCGATAAAATCGAATTAGACCATAAATCCCTCCCCAATGCGGGCAAATATATAGGTATTATCGAGCGCTTGTTCGTACTGCTGTTCATTATATTGGGAAGGTGGGAGGCTATCGGGCTGTTGATTGGTGCGAAGTCCGTTTTCCGCTTCAATGACCTTAAAGAAAGCAATAATAGAAAACTAACGGAGTATATTTTGATCGGTACCCTTTTGAGTTTCGGGCTTGCCATACTAACGGGACTCATTTACAGGGCCTGA
- the serA gene encoding phosphoglycerate dehydrogenase — protein sequence MIDTARKYVFDFDSTLTRVEALDVLAEMTLKGKPDYDEVIAKIQKITNLGIDGDISFTESLERRIQLLDAHKNDLIPLVEELRHKISKSIEANKEFFEKFSDDIYVISCGFKEFIDPIVKEYNIPSERVYANTFEFDEEGNIIGFDENNVLASHNGKIECLKQLNLDGEVQVIGDGYSDYVMRESGIAHKFFAYTENVHREKAANKADHIAPNMDEFLFVNDLPRNLSYPKNRIKILLLENVHSDAFENLSEDGFSVELLTHSIPEEELIEKIKGVHVLGIRSKTQVTQKVLDAADKLLVVGAFCIGTTQIDLEHAKKKGVVVFNAPYSNTRSVVELAIGEIIMLTRSIFPRSTEIHNGSWQKTAVGSREVRGKNLGIVGYGNIGKQLSILAEALGMRVYYYDIEDSLAMGNAKKCGTLEDLLNVSDVVTLHIDDNPANENFIGEREIGQMRDGAMLVNLSRGFVVDIAALADALKTGKLSGAAIDVYPEEPRSNGEFKSELQGLDNVILTPHIGGSTEEAQRDIADFVPNKIMDYINSGNTVDAVNFPNIRLPKQNGVHRFLHIHKNMPGIMAKINAVLAEYELNISGQYLSTDSEVGYVITDLDKEYNKDVIKALKKVENTIKFRVLY from the coding sequence ATGATAGATACAGCTAGGAAGTACGTATTCGATTTTGATAGTACCTTGACCCGGGTCGAGGCCTTGGATGTTTTGGCGGAGATGACGCTGAAAGGAAAACCGGATTATGACGAAGTCATAGCCAAAATTCAAAAGATTACCAATCTGGGTATCGATGGCGATATTTCCTTTACGGAGTCGTTAGAGCGGCGCATTCAATTATTGGACGCGCACAAAAATGATCTAATACCATTGGTGGAAGAGCTACGACATAAAATTTCTAAATCCATTGAGGCGAACAAAGAGTTTTTCGAGAAGTTTTCGGATGATATCTACGTAATTTCCTGTGGCTTTAAAGAGTTTATCGACCCTATAGTCAAAGAATATAACATTCCATCGGAACGCGTGTACGCCAATACTTTCGAGTTTGATGAGGAGGGCAATATTATCGGTTTTGACGAAAACAACGTATTGGCTTCCCACAATGGTAAGATCGAGTGCCTTAAGCAATTGAATCTCGATGGCGAGGTACAGGTCATCGGTGACGGGTATAGCGACTATGTCATGCGCGAATCCGGTATCGCCCATAAATTCTTTGCCTATACCGAAAACGTACACCGCGAAAAGGCTGCGAACAAAGCCGATCATATAGCTCCGAACATGGACGAATTTTTATTTGTGAACGATTTGCCTAGAAACCTATCTTATCCCAAGAACCGAATCAAAATCCTACTACTGGAAAATGTGCATTCCGATGCTTTCGAAAACCTTTCGGAAGACGGCTTTTCGGTGGAACTATTGACGCATAGTATCCCCGAAGAAGAGCTCATCGAAAAAATCAAGGGCGTACACGTATTAGGAATCCGGTCCAAGACCCAAGTGACACAAAAAGTGCTCGATGCGGCTGACAAATTGCTGGTGGTCGGTGCCTTTTGCATCGGTACGACCCAAATTGATCTGGAGCATGCCAAGAAAAAAGGAGTAGTCGTTTTTAATGCGCCCTACAGCAATACGCGATCTGTGGTCGAATTGGCCATTGGCGAAATTATTATGCTTACGCGGAGTATTTTTCCCCGAAGTACGGAAATCCACAACGGCTCTTGGCAGAAAACGGCGGTCGGATCTCGCGAGGTGCGTGGCAAGAATCTCGGTATCGTGGGATATGGCAACATCGGAAAACAACTTTCCATCTTGGCCGAAGCCCTTGGAATGCGTGTTTACTATTACGATATCGAGGACAGTCTCGCCATGGGCAACGCAAAAAAATGCGGAACGCTCGAAGACCTTTTAAATGTTTCGGACGTGGTCACCCTCCATATCGACGACAATCCTGCGAACGAAAATTTTATTGGGGAACGCGAAATCGGACAAATGCGCGACGGAGCCATGCTGGTCAATCTTTCCCGAGGATTTGTAGTCGATATCGCGGCTTTGGCGGACGCGCTCAAAACCGGAAAACTTTCGGGGGCGGCCATTGACGTTTACCCCGAAGAACCCAGGAGCAATGGAGAATTTAAGTCGGAACTGCAGGGATTGGACAATGTAATTCTCACCCCCCACATCGGAGGCAGTACCGAAGAGGCGCAACGCGATATTGCCGATTTTGTGCCGAATAAGATAATGGACTATATCAATTCGGGCAATACGGTCGATGCCGTGAACTTTCCGAATATACGTTTGCCCAAACAGAACGGGGTGCACCGTTTTTTGCATATTCACAAGAACATGCCCGGTATCATGGCCAAGATCAATGCCGTTTTGGCCGAATACGAACTCAATATTTCGGGCCAATACCTGTCTACCGATAGCGAAGTCGGCTACGTCATTACAGATTTGGACAAGGAATACAATAAAGATGTGATCAAGGCCTTGAAAAAAGTAGAGAACACCATCAAGTTTCGGGTACTTTATTAG
- the rlmH gene encoding 23S rRNA (pseudouridine(1915)-N(3))-methyltransferase RlmH: MTIILLAIGKTDSKPLQTLISEYEKRLRHYVRFELVTLPDIKNVKNLTEVQQRRKEGEQILKKVNSSDVLVLLDENGKQFTSVDFAKHLQKRMNSGIKRLVFAIGGPYGFGDTLYARAQGKVSLSKMTFSHQMVRLFAIEQMYRAFTILRNEPYHHK, encoded by the coding sequence ATGACTATCATCCTTCTAGCCATTGGCAAAACGGACAGCAAACCGCTTCAAACGCTTATTTCGGAATATGAAAAGCGGCTTAGGCATTACGTCAGGTTTGAACTCGTGACCTTGCCCGATATCAAAAACGTAAAAAATCTGACTGAAGTACAGCAAAGGCGAAAAGAGGGAGAACAAATTTTGAAAAAGGTGAATTCGTCGGATGTTCTTGTGCTTTTGGATGAAAACGGAAAACAATTCACATCAGTGGATTTTGCGAAACATTTGCAAAAAAGGATGAACTCCGGAATTAAAAGATTGGTATTTGCCATAGGGGGCCCTTACGGATTCGGCGATACACTTTATGCCCGGGCACAGGGCAAGGTCAGTCTCTCAAAAATGACCTTTTCGCACCAAATGGTACGGTTGTTCGCAATAGAGCAGATGTACCGGGCATTTACAATTCTGCGGAACGAACCCTACCATCACAAATAA
- the nadC gene encoding carboxylating nicotinate-nucleotide diphosphorylase, which translates to MITEAQFQKEIDIIIANAIREDVGDGDHSALACIPKEAEGKAKLLVKEDGIIGGIDFAMQVFAYVDGNLELEVLIPDGAPVKNGDIAFYVSGSAQSILKAERFVLNAMQRMSAIATKTHGFVELLKGTGTQILDTRKTTPGIRALEKWAVKIGGGENHRFALYDMIMLKDNHIDFAGGISKAIQKTKEYLMETGRDLKIVVEARSLNEIREILESDGIYRILIDNFNYGDTRKAVALIGDTCLTESSGGIDETTIRNYAECGVDYISSGALTHSVYNMDLSLKAV; encoded by the coding sequence ATGATCACCGAAGCACAATTTCAAAAAGAAATCGATATCATCATAGCAAACGCCATTCGCGAAGACGTTGGCGACGGCGACCATAGCGCGTTGGCCTGTATCCCTAAAGAAGCCGAGGGCAAGGCCAAGTTACTGGTCAAGGAAGATGGCATTATCGGGGGCATCGATTTTGCTATGCAGGTCTTTGCCTATGTGGACGGTAATCTGGAACTTGAAGTCCTTATTCCCGATGGCGCTCCCGTAAAAAACGGTGATATCGCGTTCTATGTTTCGGGGAGCGCGCAGAGCATATTAAAGGCGGAACGTTTTGTACTGAACGCCATGCAGCGCATGAGCGCCATAGCCACCAAAACGCACGGATTTGTTGAGCTTCTCAAGGGCACGGGGACCCAGATTTTGGATACCCGGAAGACCACGCCCGGCATTCGCGCCTTGGAAAAATGGGCGGTGAAGATCGGAGGCGGGGAAAACCATCGTTTTGCCCTGTACGACATGATTATGTTGAAGGACAATCATATCGATTTCGCCGGCGGCATTAGCAAGGCCATCCAAAAAACGAAGGAGTATTTAATGGAGACCGGCCGCGACCTAAAAATAGTCGTCGAGGCCCGCAGTCTGAACGAAATCAGGGAAATTTTAGAGTCCGATGGCATTTATCGAATCCTAATTGACAACTTTAACTATGGGGATACCCGGAAAGCGGTAGCCTTGATCGGCGATACTTGCCTGACCGAATCCTCTGGGGGAATCGATGAAACGACGATCAGGAACTATGCGGAATGTGGAGTGGATTACATTTCCTCGGGGGCCCTGACCCATTCCGTTTACAATATGGACCTAAGCCTTAAAGCGGTATAA
- a CDS encoding YihY/virulence factor BrkB family protein, with the protein MSQEVEKKLAKIPVVNRLVRFLKEVRLSAFEGLSLYDLLEIYVFGILRGALSTRASSIAFSLFLALFPLLIFLLTLVPFVIPYVSVGNEDFDFQFLLFLESFLPSATSDYFHEIYQQIKDQKQGGLLSSAFFISIFLMANGVNAIFGGFENSYHVELTRNFFRQYLYALMVGLILSVLLIVGAIVFVYFEFYILDYLSNWSSTTRGFGLSESTIFWANLGKVLFFVLLSYFTTAILYYFGTAEGKQARFFSVGALMTTLLFMLTSYLFGVYVEKFARYNELYGALGGLLILMVYIWINSNILLLGFELNATMNSLRKTHKKKDEED; encoded by the coding sequence ATGTCGCAGGAAGTAGAGAAAAAATTGGCCAAAATCCCCGTTGTCAATCGCTTGGTGCGGTTTCTTAAAGAGGTAAGGCTATCCGCGTTCGAAGGCCTTTCCCTTTACGACCTGTTAGAGATTTATGTTTTCGGCATCTTAAGGGGTGCCCTTTCGACCCGGGCCAGTTCAATAGCCTTCAGCCTGTTTCTCGCCCTTTTCCCATTGCTGATTTTTTTGTTGACCCTAGTGCCGTTCGTTATTCCTTATGTGAGCGTCGGAAACGAGGATTTTGATTTTCAGTTCCTCCTGTTTCTAGAATCCTTCCTCCCTTCCGCGACAAGTGATTATTTTCATGAAATCTACCAACAAATCAAGGATCAAAAACAGGGAGGCCTGTTGTCCTCTGCATTTTTTATATCCATCTTTCTGATGGCCAATGGGGTAAATGCTATTTTCGGGGGGTTTGAGAATTCGTACCACGTAGAACTTACCCGAAATTTTTTTAGGCAGTATCTCTATGCCCTCATGGTGGGGCTCATTCTATCGGTTTTGCTGATTGTAGGTGCCATTGTCTTTGTGTATTTCGAATTCTACATTTTGGATTATCTGAGTAACTGGTCATCAACGACCCGGGGCTTCGGTCTTTCGGAAAGTACTATTTTCTGGGCCAATTTAGGGAAGGTGCTATTTTTTGTTTTGCTTTCGTATTTCACCACTGCGATCCTTTACTATTTCGGGACCGCAGAGGGCAAACAGGCCCGTTTTTTTTCAGTGGGCGCACTGATGACCACTTTGTTGTTCATGCTTACCTCGTATCTTTTCGGGGTGTATGTAGAAAAATTCGCCCGCTACAACGAGCTCTACGGAGCTTTGGGCGGATTATTGATCTTGATGGTCTACATTTGGATAAATTCCAATATCTTGCTGCTCGGCTTTGAACTGAACGCCACTATGAATTCCCTAAGGAAAACCCATAAAAAAAAGGATGAAGAAGATTAA
- a CDS encoding DUF2147 domain-containing protein, whose amino-acid sequence MKKIKRLPLLILLLAIPALKAQSVFGKWKTIDDRTGKPKAIIDIYKDQKGLMDGKVIEIVERGKENFICEKCEGKRKDKPVLGMTIIEDAEHKGDGVYKGDTLFDPQQAMTFRCKIWLNPDNPDELMVRGYWAFIYRTQTWQRVGE is encoded by the coding sequence ATGAAGAAGATTAAGCGGCTACCCCTTCTAATTTTGCTTTTGGCCATCCCCGCCCTAAAGGCGCAATCGGTGTTCGGAAAGTGGAAGACCATTGACGACCGCACCGGAAAACCCAAGGCCATTATCGATATCTATAAGGATCAAAAAGGATTGATGGACGGTAAGGTCATCGAGATCGTGGAGCGGGGAAAGGAAAACTTTATCTGTGAAAAGTGCGAGGGCAAGCGTAAGGACAAGCCGGTTTTGGGGATGACCATCATCGAAGACGCCGAACATAAAGGCGACGGCGTTTACAAAGGCGACACCCTCTTCGACCCCCAACAGGCTATGACCTTCCGCTGCAAGATCTGGCTCAATCCCGATAATCCCGATGAGCTGATGGTTCGTGGCTATTGGGCCTTTATCTACCGGACCCAAACTTGGCAACGGGTCGGAGAGTGA